Proteins found in one Abyssibius alkaniclasticus genomic segment:
- a CDS encoding aspartate kinase produces the protein MPRLVMKFGGTSVADIDRIRNAALKVQREVERGYEVIVIVSAMSGETNKLVGYVREASAGGAAGTPGFYDAREYDAVVASGELVTSGLMAIVLQEMGIQARSWQGWQVPLKTTSAHGAARIVDIPNDNFNAKFADGMQVAVVAGFQGVGDDGRVTTLGRGGSDTTAVAFAAAFNAERCDIYTDVDGVYTTDPRITAKARKLNRVGYEEMLELASLGAKVLQTRSVELAMRYKVRLQVLSSFSDEPGTLVCDEEEIMESRIVSGVAYSRDEAKVTLISVADRPGVAAAIFGPLAEAGVNVDMIVQNISEDGRTDMTFSCPHDQVPGAVRAIEAAQSAGEIEFRALDMDENVAKVSIVGIGMRSHAGVAQKMFRALAEDGVNIKVITTSEIKVSVLVDRKYMELAVQSLHDAFELHKVS, from the coding sequence ATGCCCCGTTTGGTCATGAAATTTGGCGGCACTTCGGTGGCCGATATCGACCGCATTCGCAATGCGGCCCTGAAAGTGCAGCGCGAGGTCGAGCGCGGCTATGAGGTGATTGTCATCGTTTCGGCCATGTCGGGTGAAACCAACAAGCTTGTCGGCTATGTGCGCGAGGCTTCGGCGGGCGGGGCGGCGGGCACGCCCGGCTTTTACGATGCGCGCGAATATGATGCGGTTGTCGCCTCGGGCGAGCTGGTCACCTCGGGGCTGATGGCGATTGTCCTGCAGGAAATGGGCATTCAGGCGCGCAGTTGGCAGGGCTGGCAGGTGCCGCTCAAAACCACATCGGCGCATGGGGCGGCGCGCATCGTCGACATTCCGAACGATAATTTCAATGCCAAGTTTGCCGATGGTATGCAGGTGGCCGTGGTGGCCGGCTTTCAGGGTGTGGGCGATGATGGCCGCGTGACAACGCTGGGGCGCGGCGGCTCTGACACCACCGCCGTGGCCTTTGCCGCCGCGTTCAACGCCGAACGCTGCGATATTTATACCGATGTTGACGGGGTCTATACGACCGATCCGCGCATCACCGCCAAGGCCCGCAAGCTGAACCGCGTGGGCTATGAAGAAATGCTCGAACTGGCCTCGCTGGGTGCAAAAGTGCTGCAAACCCGCTCGGTTGAACTGGCAATGCGTTACAAAGTGCGCCTTCAGGTGCTAAGCAGTTTTAGCGACGAGCCGGGAACGCTTGTCTGCGATGAGGAGGAAATTATGGAATCCCGTATCGTTTCAGGCGTCGCCTATTCGCGCGATGAGGCCAAGGTGACATTGATCAGCGTGGCTGACCGCCCCGGCGTGGCGGCCGCCATTTTCGGCCCGCTGGCCGAGGCGGGCGTCAATGTCGACATGATCGTGCAGAACATCTCGGAGGACGGGCGCACCGATATGACATTCTCTTGCCCGCATGATCAGGTGCCCGGCGCCGTGCGCGCCATTGAAGCCGCGCAAAGCGCGGGTGAGATCGAGTTTCGTGCGCTGGATATGGATGAGAATGTCGCCAAGGTTTCCATTGTCGGCATCGGAATGCGCAGCCATGCAGGCGTTGCGCAGAAAATGTTCAGGGCGCTGGCCGAGGATGGCGTCAACATCAAGGTCATCACCACATCCGAGATCAAGGTTTCGGTGCTGGTTGACCGAAAGTATATGGAACTGGCCGTGCAGTCGCTGCATGATGCCTTTGAGTTGCACAAGGTTTCATGA
- a CDS encoding DUF1178 family protein has translation MIRFSLECAKGHVFDSWFGSNADYERLQDRGLVACSVCGDTAVSKAIMAPAVSLAEQQNAHPLSAPATPAEQALRELRKKFEAEATDVGKNFATQARKMHEGDLPSKPIYGEAKLEDARALLEDGIPVAPLPWQKRRDS, from the coding sequence ATGATCAGGTTCTCGCTTGAATGCGCCAAAGGGCATGTGTTTGACTCGTGGTTCGGCTCCAATGCCGATTACGAGCGGCTGCAAGACCGTGGTTTGGTGGCCTGTTCCGTATGCGGTGATACCGCGGTTTCAAAGGCAATCATGGCGCCCGCCGTCTCGCTTGCCGAGCAGCAAAATGCCCATCCGTTAAGCGCGCCCGCCACCCCTGCCGAGCAGGCCTTGCGCGAATTGCGCAAAAAATTCGAGGCCGAAGCCACCGATGTGGGCAAGAATTTCGCCACACAGGCCCGCAAAATGCACGAGGGCGATTTGCCGTCAAAGCCGATTTACGGCGAAGCGAAGCTCGAGGATGCCCGTGCCCTGCTGGAAGACGGTATTCCCGTCGCCCCGCTGCCCTGGCAAAAGCGCCGCGACAGCTAG
- a CDS encoding ATP-binding protein, translating to MAGLIATFTDSGWIVGVAAFLLVLLFGMFRDVQTEIPELPPEQPAPLSTDLPLGFGRAMLRGLPSPLIVLSRKGRVIYANSAAEALVSHVEVGAHISNIFRAPEFVAALGRAQASGQPQSVAFAARLGTERILEAQIGPLPKGNDFGVTAHTILQIEDRTQARRMETLRRDFIANASHELRTPLASIIGYIETLRGPAQDDPEAQAEFLGIMARQAARMQRLVDDLMSLSRIELNAHQRPDGRCDLTELAAECIRALAPSSLLEDVQVVMAGAAAPCFVVGDRDQLLQVLTNLIDNAIKYSGQGGKVTITPNMTSSRHPGQWGLSVQDTGPGIAREHLPRLTERFYRISAAKSRDKGGTGLGLAIVKHILNRHGGRLDIDSTLGEGSTFTIWVPSYPDRDPEPEPE from the coding sequence TTGGCAGGCCTTATTGCAACCTTTACCGATTCGGGCTGGATCGTGGGTGTGGCCGCGTTTCTGCTGGTGCTGCTGTTTGGCATGTTCCGCGATGTGCAGACCGAAATACCGGAACTGCCCCCCGAGCAGCCCGCCCCGCTTTCAACCGACCTGCCGCTGGGCTTTGGGCGCGCCATGCTGCGCGGCCTGCCCTCGCCGTTGATCGTGTTGTCGCGCAAGGGGCGGGTGATTTACGCCAACTCTGCCGCCGAAGCCCTGGTCAGCCATGTCGAGGTGGGCGCGCATATTTCCAATATTTTCCGCGCACCGGAATTTGTTGCCGCACTTGGGCGCGCGCAAGCCAGCGGGCAACCCCAAAGCGTGGCCTTTGCCGCGCGGCTTGGCACCGAGCGGATATTGGAGGCCCAGATCGGCCCGCTGCCCAAGGGCAATGATTTCGGGGTGACTGCGCATACGATCCTGCAGATCGAAGACCGCACCCAGGCCCGCCGCATGGAAACCCTGCGCCGTGATTTCATTGCCAATGCCAGCCATGAGCTGCGCACGCCGCTGGCCTCGATCATCGGTTATATCGAAACGCTGCGCGGCCCGGCACAAGACGACCCCGAAGCACAGGCCGAGTTTCTGGGCATCATGGCGCGGCAGGCCGCCCGGATGCAGCGCCTGGTCGATGATCTGATGAGCCTGTCACGTATCGAGCTGAACGCGCATCAGCGCCCCGATGGCCGCTGCGACCTGACCGAGCTTGCGGCGGAATGTATCCGCGCGCTGGCGCCATCCTCGCTGCTGGAAGATGTTCAGGTTGTCATGGCCGGCGCGGCTGCGCCCTGCTTTGTTGTGGGCGACCGCGACCAGCTTTTGCAGGTGCTGACCAACCTGATTGACAACGCCATCAAATATTCCGGCCAGGGTGGCAAGGTAACGATCACGCCCAATATGACCAGTTCGCGCCATCCAGGCCAATGGGGGCTGAGCGTGCAGGATACCGGGCCGGGCATTGCGCGCGAACACCTGCCGCGCCTGACCGAACGCTTTTACCGCATCAGCGCCGCCAAAAGCCGCGACAAGGGCGGCACCGGGCTTGGCCTTGCGATTGTAAAGCACATTCTCAACCGGCATGGCGGGCGGCTGGACATCGATTCGACCCTGGGCGAAGGAAGCACTTTTACCATCTGGGTTCCGTCATATCCCGACCGAGACCCGGAACCGGAACCGGAATAG